A region of Maridesulfovibrio sp. DNA encodes the following proteins:
- a CDS encoding ammonium transporter, protein MNSADTSFILVCAALVMFMTPGLALFYGGMVRSKNVLATIMQSFIMLGLVSIVWAVIGYTLSFGTDIGGIIGGMDFFALNGVGMDTVNSPADNLPHLLFMIFQCMFAVITPALITGAFAERMKFGALLIFSSLWVIFVYAPMCHWVWGGGWMGDHGALDFAGGAVVHMSSAAAALAGCLIMGKRKGYGKEPFIPHNLPMTLLGAGMLWFGWFGFNAGSALAADGLAANAFVTTHLAAAAAVLGWLLVEAMHAGKPTTLGAASGAVAGLVAITPAAGFVTPMASIVIGFGGGMVCYGGVLMKSKFGYDDSLDVVGIHGLGGTYGAIVTGLFASIGAEGLFYGNASQLWIQIESCLATWAYCFAVSWVLFKVIDKFYGLRPSEEEEVSGMDVSEHSEAGYQI, encoded by the coding sequence ATGAATTCGGCGGATACTTCATTTATTCTTGTTTGTGCGGCTCTGGTCATGTTCATGACTCCGGGGCTGGCTCTTTTTTACGGCGGCATGGTGCGCAGCAAAAACGTACTGGCCACCATCATGCAGAGTTTTATCATGCTTGGACTGGTTTCAATTGTCTGGGCTGTTATCGGTTATACCCTCTCCTTCGGAACCGACATCGGCGGCATTATCGGCGGCATGGATTTTTTTGCTCTTAACGGCGTCGGCATGGATACGGTCAACAGTCCTGCCGACAATCTGCCCCATCTTCTTTTCATGATTTTTCAGTGTATGTTTGCGGTTATCACCCCCGCACTTATCACCGGAGCTTTTGCCGAGCGCATGAAGTTTGGTGCTTTGCTGATTTTCAGTTCTCTTTGGGTCATATTTGTCTACGCTCCCATGTGTCATTGGGTCTGGGGAGGCGGCTGGATGGGCGATCACGGTGCTCTCGACTTCGCGGGCGGTGCGGTTGTTCATATGAGTTCCGCAGCAGCAGCCCTTGCCGGTTGCCTGATTATGGGTAAACGCAAAGGATACGGTAAAGAACCTTTTATCCCTCACAACCTGCCTATGACTCTGCTTGGTGCCGGGATGCTCTGGTTCGGCTGGTTCGGTTTTAATGCCGGGTCCGCCCTTGCAGCCGACGGTCTGGCTGCCAACGCTTTTGTTACCACCCATCTTGCTGCGGCTGCAGCGGTTCTCGGCTGGCTGCTTGTTGAAGCCATGCATGCAGGCAAACCGACTACGCTCGGTGCTGCCTCCGGTGCTGTAGCCGGCTTGGTCGCCATCACACCGGCAGCAGGTTTTGTTACCCCTATGGCCTCTATTGTTATCGGATTCGGCGGAGGTATGGTTTGTTACGGCGGTGTCCTCATGAAATCCAAGTTCGGTTATGATGACTCTCTCGACGTTGTAGGTATTCACGGTCTTGGCGGAACATACGGTGCAATTGTGACCGGTCTTTTTGCCAGCATCGGTGCCGAAGGTCTTTTCTACGGCAATGCTTCCCAGCTCTGGATTCAGATCGAATCATGTCTTGCCACATGGGCATACTGCTTTGCGGTCAGCTGGGTGCTTTTCAAGGTTATCGACAAGTTCTACGGCCTGCGCCCCTCCGAAGAAGAGGAAGTTTCCGGGATGGACGTTTCCGAGCACAGTGAGGCCGGGTACCAGATTTAG
- a CDS encoding P-II family nitrogen regulator — MRKVEIIVRPFKVDDVKDAIAALGLKGMTVTDVKGFGRQGGHKEVYRGAEYQVDFIAKTKVEIVVDADRVPEVIEAVSEAAKTGKVGDGKIFVIPVEEVVRIRTGETGPEAI, encoded by the coding sequence ATGAGAAAAGTTGAAATAATTGTAAGACCTTTCAAGGTCGATGATGTGAAAGATGCCATAGCCGCTCTCGGCCTCAAGGGTATGACAGTTACTGACGTGAAAGGTTTCGGACGTCAGGGTGGACACAAGGAAGTTTATCGTGGTGCCGAGTATCAGGTGGATTTTATCGCCAAGACCAAGGTTGAGATTGTGGTTGATGCTGACCGGGTTCCTGAAGTTATAGAAGCCGTCAGTGAAGCAGCCAAGACCGGAAAGGTCGGTGACGGCAAGATATTCGTTATCCCGGTTGAAGAAGTGGTACGTATACGTACCGGTGAAACCGGTCCGGAAGCCATTTAA
- a CDS encoding ACT domain-containing protein gives MNAENSPGSSSGLSVDNLLAGREILLAACSKSMPRDFPQQLCGLVDDYFRSRVREAVSEGILSSYEDLSIVAVGGYGRGQLAPFSDIDVLILTDLSAQDDLEDLASFLFHPLWDLKFDVGHGVRTVEQNLELAKSDFKVLASLLDLRFIAGREEPFRRLVNDFRSGVLPVAGDEFCRILWENRSKTGQGMDSVVLEPDLKNGWGTLRDVQFIRWCADIKGNYYPLNKVDLIDLCKAEALLMQARSAVHLSRKRKQDKLIIEVLPDVALLCGVKGYDPAKRGNDLLTSIHQAMVRVRSMGDALFRESFDVQSRSFIDHRGIAGLRAGLEVFGIKSRTGAPLTREARRAVSSINSAEGINLTRALKMLIDIFKGEFGWRASVEMLDSGVFKSFLPEFSKVADLVPYDGYHQYPPGRHSLLTVHKCCDIFRDEFSEGGKCISGADFDALVLGAFFHDIGKGKRNHSERGAEIAADILARTDFPARFKDDVIFLVREHLLLIRSSRSIDLSSVEALGKIAEKVGSLRKLRMLFILSMADSMATGPRVWNSWSESLLREIYAGLELVLTDDPLIDMAPEAQLTDTMRRVRECAEGVVESGMVESLINCMPERYLSVEDPDEIVEHMRQVLEFNRAYERDMVRKPSGKGGRGLSLVRPFETEDDKRVKLVITAKDQDFLFAAQSGVLALHSVNILSAEIFSWADGTAVNIFIVEAPSENCPDDIWGRVERSIMYALTGRLALDYRLHKKQNSLIARSVPTRVPTRISIDNESSEDCTLIEVITQDRSGILYDMAAFFSRMNINLRMARISTTGQSVFDVFHVEGAEGGRIEDKIHLKELVGALEYTLTGSI, from the coding sequence ATGAATGCTGAAAATTCCCCCGGATCGTCCTCCGGCCTATCCGTAGACAATCTGTTGGCGGGGCGTGAAATACTCCTCGCGGCATGCTCCAAGAGCATGCCGCGGGATTTTCCGCAGCAGTTGTGCGGATTGGTGGATGATTATTTCAGGTCGAGAGTCAGGGAGGCTGTATCGGAGGGCATTCTCTCTTCTTATGAAGATCTTTCCATCGTAGCCGTAGGAGGTTACGGACGCGGACAGCTGGCCCCTTTTTCGGATATCGATGTTCTGATCCTTACCGATCTCTCGGCTCAAGATGATCTTGAAGATCTTGCCTCCTTTCTTTTTCATCCCTTATGGGATCTCAAGTTTGATGTAGGCCACGGCGTGCGCACTGTGGAGCAGAATCTTGAGCTGGCGAAGTCTGATTTCAAGGTACTGGCTTCACTTTTGGATTTGCGCTTCATTGCCGGGCGTGAGGAGCCTTTCCGCAGGCTGGTCAATGATTTCAGATCCGGGGTGCTTCCTGTTGCGGGGGACGAATTCTGCCGTATCCTTTGGGAGAATCGTTCCAAGACCGGGCAGGGGATGGACTCTGTAGTTCTTGAACCGGATCTGAAAAATGGCTGGGGAACCCTGCGTGACGTCCAGTTTATTCGCTGGTGCGCCGACATTAAGGGGAATTACTATCCCCTGAATAAAGTCGATCTTATTGATCTATGCAAAGCCGAAGCCCTGCTCATGCAGGCCCGCAGTGCAGTGCATCTGTCGCGAAAGCGTAAACAGGATAAGCTGATAATTGAAGTCCTGCCTGATGTAGCATTGTTATGCGGGGTCAAGGGCTATGATCCGGCAAAGCGCGGTAATGACCTGCTCACATCCATCCATCAGGCCATGGTCAGGGTTCGTTCCATGGGGGACGCTCTTTTCCGTGAATCCTTTGATGTCCAGTCCCGTTCCTTTATTGATCACCGGGGCATTGCCGGTCTGAGAGCCGGGCTGGAGGTTTTCGGTATCAAGTCCCGGACCGGGGCGCCGTTGACCCGTGAAGCCCGCCGTGCGGTTTCCTCTATTAATTCTGCAGAAGGCATCAACCTGACCCGCGCTTTGAAGATGCTTATCGACATATTTAAAGGTGAATTCGGCTGGCGTGCATCAGTGGAAATGCTCGACAGTGGTGTTTTCAAATCATTTCTTCCGGAATTTTCAAAGGTTGCAGACCTGGTGCCTTATGACGGCTACCATCAGTACCCTCCGGGACGTCATTCCCTGCTGACTGTCCACAAGTGCTGCGATATTTTTCGTGATGAATTTTCCGAGGGCGGTAAATGCATTTCCGGTGCGGATTTTGATGCCTTGGTTCTTGGAGCTTTTTTTCATGATATCGGCAAAGGGAAGCGCAACCACAGTGAGCGCGGCGCCGAGATTGCCGCGGATATTCTTGCTCGAACTGATTTTCCGGCCCGTTTTAAGGACGATGTAATCTTTCTTGTGCGTGAACATCTTCTTTTGATCCGCTCTTCGCGCTCAATTGATTTAAGTTCTGTTGAAGCGTTGGGTAAAATTGCGGAAAAAGTCGGATCTCTGCGCAAACTGCGCATGCTGTTCATTCTTTCTATGGCCGATTCCATGGCAACCGGGCCGCGAGTCTGGAATTCGTGGAGTGAATCTTTGCTGCGGGAGATTTATGCCGGGCTGGAACTGGTTCTTACAGATGATCCGTTAATTGATATGGCGCCGGAAGCACAGCTGACCGACACCATGCGCCGGGTCCGTGAATGCGCAGAAGGTGTGGTCGAATCCGGGATGGTTGAGTCCCTGATCAACTGCATGCCGGAACGTTACCTCAGTGTGGAAGATCCGGATGAGATTGTAGAGCATATGCGGCAGGTGCTTGAATTCAATCGGGCTTATGAACGGGATATGGTTCGTAAACCTTCGGGTAAGGGGGGACGGGGGTTGAGTCTGGTGCGACCCTTTGAAACCGAGGATGATAAACGGGTCAAGCTGGTCATAACTGCCAAGGATCAGGATTTTCTTTTCGCCGCCCAGAGCGGGGTGCTGGCCCTGCATTCGGTGAATATCCTTTCTGCTGAAATTTTTTCATGGGCTGACGGGACCGCAGTAAATATTTTCATTGTAGAGGCCCCTTCTGAGAATTGTCCTGATGATATCTGGGGCAGGGTGGAGCGGTCTATCATGTATGCCCTGACCGGAAGGCTGGCTCTTGATTACCGGCTGCATAAGAAACAGAATTCCCTTATTGCGCGATCTGTCCCCACCCGGGTACCCACCCGGATCAGCATTGATAACGAATCCAGTGAGGATTGTACTCTTATTGAGGTTATTACTCAGGACCGTTCCGGTATCCTGTACGATATGGCGGCGTTTTTTTCCCGTATGAACATAAATCTGCGCATGGCCCGTATCTCAACCACAGGGCAATCCGTATTTGATGTTTTCCATGTAGAAGGTGCGGAAGGTGGGCGGATTGAAGATAAAATCCATCTGAAAGAACTGGTGGGTGCCCTCGAGTATACCCTGACCGGAAGCATTTAA
- a CDS encoding methyl-accepting chemotaxis protein yields the protein MSGRMIFHIVVDVLVLLGLFLLLFFYPDLFTGESVLPLLGLFGGALVLVCVSGFLTGVKVNDRYAEVDRWIDSLASGSEFKDDKQPIYSILPSAAGLEGYIQNLSGKLEDADKQCKIEISRQLEAYKMADEARVRGEQARSKGLLSAAGTLEIAVDGIRSSSAMLGESSSKASDGAEKQLQFLSSVVASMEQIDVSIKHSVDRAESAAVDAESAADRARSGETVLEKTIESINTVMSNTNELNGRVETLGKQAEGIGSIMSVISDIADQTNLLALNAAIEAARAGDAGRGFAVVADEVRNLAEKTMEATRDVGTEIGRIQEHVEMTVAGVNHINELAGNASGLATSSGEALGEIVTLAEKSSQGVRLIAEEAVQQAEASDSVREAVTEVHSISNETGKAMSGASDAVSVLGGRVADLDDMIGVFKLVGNGKVQEVIDSLAKSSDVRSLDRGLQERAMRAALRKNSFLELLYITDNSGIQTVSNISGQGQSFAEDGSACGKDWSTREWFSGAVEDQTLYVSEVYESSATGENCITVSGPFFDSKGRILGVIAADVRVNG from the coding sequence ATGTCTGGCAGAATGATTTTTCATATTGTGGTGGATGTGCTGGTCCTGCTGGGACTTTTCCTCTTGCTGTTTTTTTACCCTGATTTATTTACTGGAGAAAGCGTTCTTCCATTGCTGGGTCTTTTTGGAGGAGCTCTGGTTTTGGTCTGTGTTTCCGGATTCTTAACCGGGGTCAAGGTCAATGACCGTTATGCCGAGGTTGACCGTTGGATCGATTCCCTTGCTTCCGGTTCCGAGTTTAAAGATGATAAGCAGCCCATTTATTCCATTCTGCCTTCAGCTGCCGGCCTTGAAGGATATATTCAGAACCTTTCCGGTAAACTTGAAGATGCGGATAAACAGTGTAAAATTGAAATTTCGCGTCAGTTGGAAGCCTATAAAATGGCAGACGAAGCACGTGTTCGTGGAGAACAGGCCCGCAGTAAGGGATTGCTTTCTGCTGCCGGAACTCTTGAGATTGCTGTTGATGGAATACGTTCCAGTTCCGCCATGCTGGGGGAATCCTCTTCAAAGGCCAGCGATGGGGCTGAAAAACAGCTCCAGTTTCTTTCGTCCGTTGTAGCGTCTATGGAACAGATTGACGTTTCCATCAAGCATTCCGTGGACCGGGCCGAATCCGCTGCAGTCGATGCTGAGTCCGCTGCAGACCGGGCAAGATCCGGGGAGACTGTACTTGAAAAGACTATTGAATCCATCAATACGGTCATGAGCAATACCAATGAACTTAACGGCAGGGTAGAGACGCTCGGTAAGCAGGCCGAAGGAATCGGCAGTATCATGTCTGTGATTTCCGATATTGCCGACCAGACCAACCTGTTGGCACTTAATGCCGCCATTGAAGCCGCGCGTGCAGGAGATGCCGGGCGGGGTTTTGCTGTCGTCGCCGATGAAGTGCGTAACCTTGCGGAAAAGACCATGGAAGCTACCCGCGATGTAGGTACTGAGATCGGCAGGATTCAGGAACATGTGGAAATGACGGTGGCCGGGGTAAATCATATCAACGAGCTGGCCGGCAATGCTTCCGGACTGGCCACCAGTTCCGGGGAAGCCCTTGGTGAGATTGTGACTCTGGCTGAAAAAAGTTCTCAAGGAGTGCGTCTTATTGCCGAAGAGGCCGTGCAGCAGGCCGAGGCCAGCGACAGTGTGCGTGAGGCTGTCACCGAGGTTCATTCCATTTCCAACGAAACCGGAAAAGCCATGTCCGGAGCCAGTGATGCCGTTTCCGTTCTTGGTGGACGCGTGGCTGACCTTGATGATATGATCGGTGTGTTTAAGTTGGTCGGTAACGGAAAGGTACAGGAAGTAATTGATTCTCTGGCTAAATCTTCCGATGTGCGCTCCCTTGACAGGGGATTGCAGGAACGGGCCATGCGCGCTGCGTTGAGAAAAAATAGTTTTCTTGAGCTTCTGTACATTACCGATAACAGTGGAATTCAGACGGTCAGCAATATCAGCGGTCAGGGGCAGAGTTTTGCCGAGGACGGTTCTGCTTGCGGAAAGGATTGGTCCACGCGGGAGTGGTTCAGTGGAGCAGTTGAGGACCAGACCTTGTATGTGTCCGAAGTTTATGAATCTTCTGCCACCGGAGAAAACTGCATCACGGTTTCCGGTCCTTTTTTCGATTCCAAAGGCAGGATTCTGGGCGTTATTGCCGCTGATGTAAGAGTTAACGGATAA
- the purD gene encoding phosphoribosylamine--glycine ligase → MKILVVGSGGREHALAWKISQSPKVSEIFIAPGNGGTRLHGTNVPIKDDDLPGLVNFAKDNKIDLVVAGPELPLVLGIKEALSKEGIPCFGPGAYAANLEGSKAFSKITMRDSGVPTAPFQVFDEYEQAKKFVEGKGAPIVVKADGLAAGKGVVVAGTVEEAVEALEDMMVKKIFGTAGERVVVEEALKGEEASFLAFCAGEDYALLPSAQDHKAVGEGDTGPNTGGMGAYSPAPILPREKYAETAELVIKPILKLLAERGEPFTGILYAGLMYTEDGPSVLEYNVRFGDPECQPLLMRLDCDLVEIMLACVENRLPEVEVKLKDETTLCVVMAAGGYPGSYEKGAEIRGFEEAEKIEGVKVFQAGTKFEDGKTVTSGGRVLGVTALGADLGAAQKKAYEAVEKLSFDKAYFRRDIGDKGLKK, encoded by the coding sequence ATGAAAATACTTGTTGTAGGTTCAGGCGGAAGAGAACACGCTCTGGCTTGGAAGATCAGTCAGAGCCCCAAGGTTTCTGAAATTTTTATCGCACCCGGTAACGGCGGTACCCGTCTGCACGGCACCAATGTGCCCATCAAGGATGACGACCTGCCCGGCCTTGTCAACTTTGCCAAGGACAACAAGATTGATCTTGTTGTGGCAGGCCCGGAACTGCCACTGGTGCTGGGCATCAAGGAAGCCCTTTCCAAGGAAGGTATTCCCTGCTTCGGTCCCGGAGCATATGCTGCAAACCTTGAAGGCAGTAAGGCTTTCTCCAAGATTACCATGCGTGATTCCGGTGTGCCTACCGCACCTTTTCAGGTTTTTGATGAATACGAACAGGCTAAAAAGTTCGTAGAAGGAAAAGGCGCGCCCATCGTGGTCAAGGCGGATGGCCTTGCCGCAGGCAAGGGTGTGGTTGTGGCCGGAACAGTAGAAGAGGCCGTTGAAGCTCTTGAAGATATGATGGTCAAAAAAATCTTCGGCACTGCCGGTGAACGTGTAGTTGTGGAAGAAGCTCTCAAGGGTGAAGAAGCTTCCTTCCTCGCTTTCTGCGCCGGTGAAGATTACGCCCTGCTTCCTTCAGCACAGGATCACAAAGCTGTCGGTGAAGGTGACACCGGTCCTAACACCGGAGGAATGGGCGCATACAGCCCTGCTCCCATCCTGCCCCGTGAAAAGTATGCCGAAACCGCAGAACTGGTCATCAAGCCCATTCTCAAGCTGCTTGCCGAACGAGGCGAGCCTTTTACAGGCATCCTGTATGCCGGACTTATGTACACAGAAGACGGTCCTTCCGTTCTTGAATATAATGTCCGTTTCGGTGACCCCGAATGTCAGCCCCTCTTAATGCGTCTGGATTGTGATCTGGTCGAAATCATGCTGGCCTGTGTTGAGAACCGCCTCCCCGAAGTGGAAGTGAAGCTCAAAGATGAAACCACCCTTTGTGTGGTGATGGCTGCCGGAGGGTATCCCGGTTCCTATGAAAAGGGAGCGGAGATCCGCGGTTTCGAGGAAGCTGAAAAGATTGAAGGCGTAAAGGTCTTTCAGGCCGGGACAAAATTTGAAGATGGTAAAACAGTAACCAGCGGCGGACGCGTGCTGGGTGTTACCGCTCTGGGGGCGGATCTCGGAGCAGCCCAGAAAAAAGCTTATGAGGCTGTGGAAAAACTCAGCTTCGATAAAGCTTACTTTCGTCGCGACATAGGTGACAAGGGTCTTAAAAAATGA
- the purE gene encoding 5-(carboxyamino)imidazole ribonucleotide mutase — MSAKVAIFMGSISDKDTMQPCSDLLTKLGIPHVFTVSSAHRTPERTAKLVKEFEENGCEVFICAAGLAAHLAGAVAAKTIRPVLGVPICGSALGGMDALLATVQMPPGFPVGTVALDKVGAKNSAWMAAQILALHDEDLAGKIREARQGFIDSVEKAAAELEG; from the coding sequence ATGAGTGCAAAAGTAGCTATTTTCATGGGGTCCATTTCGGATAAGGACACAATGCAGCCTTGCTCCGATCTGCTGACCAAGCTTGGTATTCCCCACGTGTTCACGGTTTCTTCGGCTCATCGTACTCCGGAAAGGACTGCGAAGCTGGTCAAGGAATTTGAAGAAAACGGTTGTGAAGTCTTTATCTGCGCTGCCGGACTTGCCGCACATCTTGCCGGAGCTGTGGCTGCCAAGACCATCCGTCCTGTGCTGGGCGTACCCATCTGCGGTTCCGCCCTCGGTGGTATGGATGCCCTGCTGGCAACCGTGCAGATGCCTCCGGGATTCCCCGTAGGAACCGTGGCACTTGATAAGGTCGGAGCAAAGAACTCTGCATGGATGGCCGCCCAGATTCTGGCCCTCCATGATGAAGACCTGGCCGGAAAGATCAGGGAAGCCCGTCAGGGATTTATTGATTCCGTTGAGAAGGCTGCCGCTGAGCTGGAAGGCTAA